Proteins from a genomic interval of Nostoc sp. TCL240-02:
- a CDS encoding 3-dehydroquinate synthase: MIVDIKQKSKLIHQRVSVTFNYEVYFTQNLFELKNPTLAQVVTVDEETPKKVVAVVDAGILKYQPELVKQLVAYTKFYGEVLAIAAEPMIISGGEAAKNDRTLVEQIQQLIETAGLCRHSYVLAIGGGAILDLVGYAAATAHRGIRLIRVPTTVLAQNDSGVGVKNGINAFGKKNFLGTFAPPYAVINDSAFLTTLDDRDWRSGIAEAVKVALIKDAKFFDFIHSHSKALGRRDMDAMQQVIYRCAQLHLEHIANSGDPFEMGSSRPLDFGHWAAHKLEHLTNYRLRHGEAVAIGIALDSTYSYLAGLLDCSEWQRILNTLSALGFTLYVPELAQKLSQLEHPDCLFRGLTEFREHLGGELTLTLLQGIGKAIEVHEVNLLLYRQTISLLREF; encoded by the coding sequence CCCCACACTAGCGCAAGTGGTGACGGTAGATGAGGAGACACCGAAGAAAGTAGTTGCGGTGGTAGATGCAGGAATATTAAAGTATCAACCGGAATTGGTGAAGCAATTAGTCGCGTATACCAAGTTTTATGGAGAGGTACTAGCGATCGCAGCCGAACCCATGATAATTTCGGGAGGAGAAGCTGCAAAAAACGATCGCACTTTAGTAGAGCAAATCCAGCAACTCATTGAAACAGCCGGATTATGTCGCCATTCTTATGTGTTAGCGATCGGGGGCGGGGCGATATTGGATTTGGTAGGATACGCTGCTGCAACTGCTCACCGGGGAATTCGCCTGATTCGGGTTCCGACAACGGTGTTAGCACAAAATGATTCTGGGGTTGGGGTAAAAAACGGCATCAATGCCTTTGGTAAAAAGAACTTTCTCGGCACATTTGCGCCACCTTATGCAGTAATAAATGACTCTGCGTTCTTGACAACCCTAGACGATCGCGATTGGCGTTCTGGGATTGCAGAAGCGGTGAAAGTGGCGCTGATTAAAGATGCTAAGTTTTTCGATTTTATCCACTCTCACAGCAAAGCCCTTGGGCGGCGAGATATGGATGCTATGCAACAGGTTATTTATCGTTGCGCCCAGTTGCACCTTGAACATATTGCCAATAGCGGCGATCCTTTTGAAATGGGTTCCTCTCGTCCCCTGGATTTTGGACATTGGGCGGCTCATAAACTGGAGCATTTGACAAATTATCGCTTGCGTCATGGTGAAGCCGTTGCGATCGGTATTGCTTTGGATAGCACTTATTCTTATTTAGCAGGATTGCTTGATTGTTCAGAATGGCAACGAATATTAAATACTTTATCGGCGTTGGGTTTCACACTGTATGTGCCAGAACTAGCCCAGAAGTTATCACAACTAGAACATCCTGATTGTTTGTTTCGAGGTTTAACTGAATTCCGCGAACACTTGGGTGGAGAATTGACTTTAACGTTGCTACAAGGGATTGGAAAAGCAATTGAAGTTCATGAGGTGAATTTGTTGTTGTATAGGCAAACAATATCATTATTGCGGGAATTTTAA